The genomic interval AAGGCGGGGTGGGGTATTCTGGCTACGTGCATCTTGGTGCGCAATCCCAGGTTTCCCGCGTTTGCGATTCGTCGAGTCTTCTGGAAAGGTTCCATTTAGTGTTAGGGTAGGGGAGTTGGCAGGAGCTGCGAGTCCATTGCGGTCTTGCAAGGTACGGACGGAAAGGAAGGGAATCGAGGTATAGGTACCCTACCAACAATTCCAGGGTGAGATGGTTAGGTAGTCACGATCGACGCACCATTTTGAATTGACACGCACCCGTGACCAGTTATTGTTTGGGACTGAGTACACGGACGACGACTACTGAAATGCCATGCTACTGCCGGATCCTTACTGTCAGGAATCCTTTTTCCCGCGTCGACCGCGGCACTCTCCCACATTCGACTGCTACCTACCTATCTTACATTACCTATATTCCCTGCTTCCCTACGTTGGCAATCAAATCATTCGTGGAACCCAAAGCAAGCAACGTCTAGCTAGTAGTAAGCTTGTTCACTCGTTATTCCCAACAACTACTGCTAAAACTACAGCATGCTGTCTACTTCTGTACGTGCCATCTCCCGTGGGTCCCCACTCGTGCAGACTGCGGCTCGTCGTTCGCTGGCGTCGCTCGCGTTAACCCCGAACGATCcggtcgttgtcgtttcgGGAGTCCGCCTTCCGTTCGCCATGACGAGTACGATTTACGAAGACCAACTCGCGGTAGACCTCCAACGTTTGGCTATTCAAGGTCTCCTGACACAGACGGCGCTTCCCAAATCTGAAGTCGACTACGTGATTGCCGGTAACGTCATTCAAGAGGTCCGCACGTCCAACATTGCCCGCGAAGCTTCCATCAACGCCGGATTACCCCTCCACGTGGGGGCTCACACGATTGCGCAGGCCTGTATTTCCGCCAACGCGGCTATCTGTGCCGGTGCCGAGAAGATTCTCACCGGACACGCGAGTGTGGTTATTGCTGGCGGCTGTGAAACGTTCTCGGATGTTCCGATTCGTTTAACGAGACCCATTCGACAAAAACTAATTACCATGAACAAGGCCATGAAGAAGGGTGGAATGGTGGGCGGCATTTCGCACCTACTCAAGGGCTTGTCCCTCAAGGATGTTTCCGTGGAAACGCCGGCGATTGCGAACTACACCACCGGTGAAGTCATGGGCGTCAGTTCCGACCGACTCGCCGCGAAATTCGGCGTTTCCCGTCACGATCAAGACGCATTTACCGTACGATCCCACACGATGGCTGCCAAAGCGCATACGGACGGCTTTTACAAGAACGAAGTCGTGCCCTACAAAGGATCGACGCAAGAAAATGGTATTAAGGGAGATTCTACCATTGAATCTGTCGCCAAACTTAAACCTGCCTTCGTCAAGCCGCATGGGACCCATACGGCTGCCAACTCCTCCTTTTTGACGGATGGTGCCGCCGCGACTCTCATTATGAGCGAAAGCAAAGCGAAGGAATTGGGCTACAAGCCGTTGGCGTATTTGCGCGATTGGTCATTCAAAGCCTGCGATCCGTTTGAAGAGTTGCTGCTCGGACCCACCTATTGTTCGCAAGAGATACTGGCCAGAAATAAGTTGCAAATG from Phaeodactylum tricornutum CCAP 1055/1 chromosome 11, complete sequence carries:
- the KCT3 gene encoding beta-ketoacyl-CoA thiolase (Catalyzes the liberation of acetyl-CoA from 3-oxoacyl-CoA. Acyl-CoA + CoA = Acetyl-CoA + Acyl-CoA (2 fewer carbons).; 3-oxoacyl-CoA thiolase, putative mitochondrial precursor), with translation MLSTSVRAISRGSPLVQTAARRSLASLALTPNDPVVVVSGVRLPFAMTSTIYEDQLAVDLQRLAIQGLLTQTALPKSEVDYVIAGNVIQEVRTSNIAREASINAGLPLHVGAHTIAQACISANAAICAGAEKILTGHASVVIAGGCETFSDVPIRLTRPIRQKLITMNKAMKKGGMVGGISHLLKGLSLKDVSVETPAIANYTTGEVMGVSSDRLAAKFGVSRHDQDAFTVRSHTMAAKAHTDGFYKNEVVPYKGSTQENGIKGDSTIESVAKLKPAFVKPHGTHTAANSSFLTDGAAATLIMSESKAKELGYKPLAYLRDWSFKACDPFEELLLGPTYCSQEILARNKLQMSDMGVLEIHEAFAGQILANLTAMESQTFADKNFGGKIVGKVDVDKMNTKGGSLALGHPFGATGSRLVSTASRRLQHEGARFALLAACADGGMGHACLLERYDNDN